The Astyanax mexicanus isolate ESR-SI-001 chromosome 24, AstMex3_surface, whole genome shotgun sequence genome has a segment encoding these proteins:
- the ecm2 gene encoding extracellular matrix protein 2 isoform X2, producing the protein MRLWLLLAVSFFCCLSYSSAEHPDRPLAPGRRRRGKKMVRQGKLPKDSGDNGASLFIETYKGNTGQCVFQGITMFDKTVWSPKPCVTCLCSGGDVVCDELQCPLLKCQLKFKPIGECCPICIDSVHEVSESSGDSPVPSDPSYGTIPHIHTQTEESLRREKQKEEEARLRKKDAERKMRKKQKKEAERLRKQERAKEEKLRRLREEEEEKAAAEEKRRRMEEHRRVEEERMRRQEREMLRAFEEAAARAHRGLKEEERGEEEEEDEEMIWLRGDVFQMPSHRPTPESLPAPPTSQVEEEEEEGEDEEEDGETGERLDDEESLRITYLLPKGCTISDVIVSCENAKLTSIPALSIPELKSLNLQGNAITTIPGGAFNGVPNLEWIDLGKNKILSSGIDPQAFRNLKFLSRLYLDGNLLEVIPRGLPHTLQELKINENNLKEIEENSFKGLSSLVTLELEDNLLSEGNVNPEAFLTTKELTYLRMGRNLFRTIPQGLPPSLQELHLENNLIEEISEGAFNQTKNLNVVMLRHNRLDETRIAPLAWIDHKSLESVDLSYNKLHLVPSFLPKSLIHLGLVGNRIERIPGYVFAHMEPGLEYLYLSFNKLDADGVEPESFFGTLNSMTELCLDHNQLTGVPYGVNEMTSLHFLRLNNNNIRHIGEDSICDPLNDEDSHLVALRLENNLIDTRKIAPSAFSCVRSYSSVVLKPQRIK; encoded by the exons ATGAGACTATGGCTTTTACTCGCTGTGTCGTTTTTCTGCTGCCTAAGCTACAGCTCCGCTGAACACCCGGACCGTCCCTTGGCTCCAGGAAGGAGAAGGAGGGGGAAGAAGATGGTGCGTCAAGGCAAGCTGCCAAAAGACAGTGGAGATAATGGAGCATCGCTTTTCATCGAGACTTATAAAG GGAATACGGGACAGTGTGTATTTCAGGGCATTACTATGTTTGATAAGACTGTGTGGTCTCCAAAGCCCTGCGTGACCTGCCTGTGCTCCGGTGGAGACGTGGTGTGTGATGAACTTCAGTGCCCTCTGCTAAAATGCCAACTCAAATTTAAACCTATCGGGGAGTGCTGCCCAATTTGTATCGACTCAG TTCACGAGgtttctgaaagctctggagaCTCTCCTGTTCCCAGCGATCCGAGCTACGGTACTATTCCACACATCCACACCCAGACTGAGGAGAGTCTGAGGAGAGAAAAGCAGAAAGAGGAAGAGGCGCGCCTTCGCAAGAAAGACGCCGAACGCAAGATgaggaagaagcagaagaaggagGCGGAGAGGCTGAGGAAGCAGGAGCGGGCGAAGGAGGAGAAGCTGAGGCGACTgagggaagaggaggaggagaaggcggcagcagaggagaagaggaggaggatggagGAACACCGGCGGGTGGAGGAAGAAAGGATGAGGAGGCAGGAGAGGGAGATGCTGAGGGCGTTTGAGGAGGCGGCAGCCAGGGCCCACCGTGGGCTGAAGGAGGAGGAGCggggagaggaggaagaggaagatgaggagATGATCTGGTTGAGAGGAGATGTTTTCCAAATGCCGTCACATCGCCCAACCCCAGAGAGTCTTCCAGCACCGCCGACCAGTcaggtggaggaagaggaggaagagggggaGGATGAAGAAGAAGATGGGGAAACGGGGGAGAGGCTAGATGATGAAGAATCCCTCAGGATTACATACTTGCTCCCTAAAGGCTGCACAATCTCTGATGTCATTGTTTCCTGCGAGAACGCCAAGCTTACCAGCATTCCGGCTCTTTCCATCCCTGAGCTAAAGTCTCTCAATCTGCAgg GCAATGCCATCACCACCATTCCAGGAGGAGCATTTAATGGAGTACCCAATCTGGAATGGATagatctgggaaaaaataagatcTTATCATCTGGGATTGACCCACAAGCATTCAGA AACCTGAAATTTCTATCCCGATTATATCTGGATGGAAATCTACTAGAAGTCATTCCTCGTGGGCTTCCACATACCCTACAAGAACTGAAGATCAACGAAAACAACTTAAAAGAGATTGAAGAAAACAGCTTTAAAG GTCTGAGCAGTTTGGTTACATTGGAATTGGAGGATAATTTACTCAGTGAAGGAAACGTAAATCCTGAAGCCTTCTTAACAACAAAGGAGTTGACGTATCTCCGGATGGGTAGAAATCTCTTCCGCACCATTCCTCAAGGCCTACCGCCATCTCTGCAG GAGTTGCACcttgaaaataatttaattgaagaAATATCTGAGGGAGCttttaaccaaaccaaaaacCTAAATGTTGTCATGCTGCGACACAACAGACTAGACGAGACGAGGATTGCACCTTTAGCCTGGATCGACCACAA GAGCCTGGAGTCAGTCGATCTTTCATACAACAAACTCCACCTGGTGCCATCCTTCCTGCCCAAGTCCCTGATTCACCTGGGATTGGTCGGGAATCGCATCGAACGCATCCCAGGTTATGTGTTCGCTCACATGGAGCCTGGTCTGGAGTATCTCTACCTCTCCTTTAACAAGCTGGACGCTGATGGTGTGGAACCAGAGTCCTTCTTTGGCACGTTAAACTCTATGACAGAACTCTGTCTCGATCACAACCAGCTGACTGGTGTTCCCTACGGCGTCAACGAGATGACCTCACTACACTTCCTCAgactcaacaacaacaacattcg GCACATCGGAGAGGACAGTATCTGCGACCCACTGAATGATGAGGATTCACACCTCGTTGCCCTTCGTCTGGAGAACAACCTCATCGACACACGCAAGATTGCTCCATCTGCATTCTCCTGTGTTCGGTCCTATTCCAGTGTTGTTCTGAAGCCTCAGAGGATTAAATAG
- the ecm2 gene encoding extracellular matrix protein 2 isoform X1, whose amino-acid sequence MRLWLLLAVSFFCCLSYSSAEHPDRPLAPGRRRRGKKMVRQGKLPKDSGDNGASLFIETYKGVQEPKPSYNIIAGNTGQCVFQGITMFDKTVWSPKPCVTCLCSGGDVVCDELQCPLLKCQLKFKPIGECCPICIDSVHEVSESSGDSPVPSDPSYGTIPHIHTQTEESLRREKQKEEEARLRKKDAERKMRKKQKKEAERLRKQERAKEEKLRRLREEEEEKAAAEEKRRRMEEHRRVEEERMRRQEREMLRAFEEAAARAHRGLKEEERGEEEEEDEEMIWLRGDVFQMPSHRPTPESLPAPPTSQVEEEEEEGEDEEEDGETGERLDDEESLRITYLLPKGCTISDVIVSCENAKLTSIPALSIPELKSLNLQGNAITTIPGGAFNGVPNLEWIDLGKNKILSSGIDPQAFRNLKFLSRLYLDGNLLEVIPRGLPHTLQELKINENNLKEIEENSFKGLSSLVTLELEDNLLSEGNVNPEAFLTTKELTYLRMGRNLFRTIPQGLPPSLQELHLENNLIEEISEGAFNQTKNLNVVMLRHNRLDETRIAPLAWIDHKSLESVDLSYNKLHLVPSFLPKSLIHLGLVGNRIERIPGYVFAHMEPGLEYLYLSFNKLDADGVEPESFFGTLNSMTELCLDHNQLTGVPYGVNEMTSLHFLRLNNNNIRHIGEDSICDPLNDEDSHLVALRLENNLIDTRKIAPSAFSCVRSYSSVVLKPQRIK is encoded by the exons ATGAGACTATGGCTTTTACTCGCTGTGTCGTTTTTCTGCTGCCTAAGCTACAGCTCCGCTGAACACCCGGACCGTCCCTTGGCTCCAGGAAGGAGAAGGAGGGGGAAGAAGATGGTGCGTCAAGGCAAGCTGCCAAAAGACAGTGGAGATAATGGAGCATCGCTTTTCATCGAGACTTATAAAGGTGTGCAGGAGCCAAAACCCAGCTACAATATTATTGCAG GGAATACGGGACAGTGTGTATTTCAGGGCATTACTATGTTTGATAAGACTGTGTGGTCTCCAAAGCCCTGCGTGACCTGCCTGTGCTCCGGTGGAGACGTGGTGTGTGATGAACTTCAGTGCCCTCTGCTAAAATGCCAACTCAAATTTAAACCTATCGGGGAGTGCTGCCCAATTTGTATCGACTCAG TTCACGAGgtttctgaaagctctggagaCTCTCCTGTTCCCAGCGATCCGAGCTACGGTACTATTCCACACATCCACACCCAGACTGAGGAGAGTCTGAGGAGAGAAAAGCAGAAAGAGGAAGAGGCGCGCCTTCGCAAGAAAGACGCCGAACGCAAGATgaggaagaagcagaagaaggagGCGGAGAGGCTGAGGAAGCAGGAGCGGGCGAAGGAGGAGAAGCTGAGGCGACTgagggaagaggaggaggagaaggcggcagcagaggagaagaggaggaggatggagGAACACCGGCGGGTGGAGGAAGAAAGGATGAGGAGGCAGGAGAGGGAGATGCTGAGGGCGTTTGAGGAGGCGGCAGCCAGGGCCCACCGTGGGCTGAAGGAGGAGGAGCggggagaggaggaagaggaagatgaggagATGATCTGGTTGAGAGGAGATGTTTTCCAAATGCCGTCACATCGCCCAACCCCAGAGAGTCTTCCAGCACCGCCGACCAGTcaggtggaggaagaggaggaagagggggaGGATGAAGAAGAAGATGGGGAAACGGGGGAGAGGCTAGATGATGAAGAATCCCTCAGGATTACATACTTGCTCCCTAAAGGCTGCACAATCTCTGATGTCATTGTTTCCTGCGAGAACGCCAAGCTTACCAGCATTCCGGCTCTTTCCATCCCTGAGCTAAAGTCTCTCAATCTGCAgg GCAATGCCATCACCACCATTCCAGGAGGAGCATTTAATGGAGTACCCAATCTGGAATGGATagatctgggaaaaaataagatcTTATCATCTGGGATTGACCCACAAGCATTCAGA AACCTGAAATTTCTATCCCGATTATATCTGGATGGAAATCTACTAGAAGTCATTCCTCGTGGGCTTCCACATACCCTACAAGAACTGAAGATCAACGAAAACAACTTAAAAGAGATTGAAGAAAACAGCTTTAAAG GTCTGAGCAGTTTGGTTACATTGGAATTGGAGGATAATTTACTCAGTGAAGGAAACGTAAATCCTGAAGCCTTCTTAACAACAAAGGAGTTGACGTATCTCCGGATGGGTAGAAATCTCTTCCGCACCATTCCTCAAGGCCTACCGCCATCTCTGCAG GAGTTGCACcttgaaaataatttaattgaagaAATATCTGAGGGAGCttttaaccaaaccaaaaacCTAAATGTTGTCATGCTGCGACACAACAGACTAGACGAGACGAGGATTGCACCTTTAGCCTGGATCGACCACAA GAGCCTGGAGTCAGTCGATCTTTCATACAACAAACTCCACCTGGTGCCATCCTTCCTGCCCAAGTCCCTGATTCACCTGGGATTGGTCGGGAATCGCATCGAACGCATCCCAGGTTATGTGTTCGCTCACATGGAGCCTGGTCTGGAGTATCTCTACCTCTCCTTTAACAAGCTGGACGCTGATGGTGTGGAACCAGAGTCCTTCTTTGGCACGTTAAACTCTATGACAGAACTCTGTCTCGATCACAACCAGCTGACTGGTGTTCCCTACGGCGTCAACGAGATGACCTCACTACACTTCCTCAgactcaacaacaacaacattcg GCACATCGGAGAGGACAGTATCTGCGACCCACTGAATGATGAGGATTCACACCTCGTTGCCCTTCGTCTGGAGAACAACCTCATCGACACACGCAAGATTGCTCCATCTGCATTCTCCTGTGTTCGGTCCTATTCCAGTGTTGTTCTGAAGCCTCAGAGGATTAAATAG